The Benincasa hispida cultivar B227 chromosome 11, ASM972705v1, whole genome shotgun sequence genome has a segment encoding these proteins:
- the LOC120092178 gene encoding protein trichome birefringence-like 13: protein MAVTESHHRRYQAKQVPLFPLLSLICFVSIFLALSVFYKTSVTPPPRQSFQFINGIRSGRSKAAGGGSCDYSDGSWVRDPNLRTSTYDHTCKEIFKGWNCFAANKSNALDITNWHWKPKQCDLPHFDPVSFLEKFRNTNIGFVGDSLNRNMFVSLFCSLKRVPGEVKKWRPAGADRGFSFLKYNLTIAYHRTNILARYGWWSANTDGGNLESLGYKGGYRVDVDIPESSWIEAPNFHDILVFNTGHWWWAPSKFDPVKSPMLFFEKGLPIIPPVPPDVGFDMVLKYMISYVEQKMPAGAIKFFRTQSPRHFEGGDWYQGGSCQRQQPLSPQQAEDLFSLTNNRTNAEVRLVNEHLFKALNGTSFHILNITPMSELRADAHPASAGGKKHDDCMHWCLPGLTDTWNDLFIQHLYNIRR from the exons ATGGCGGTGACGGAGAGCCACCATCGTCGTTATCAAGCGAAGCAAGTTCCTCTTTTCCCCTTACTCTCTCTTATCTGCTTCGTTTCCATTTTTCTCGCTCTCTCGGTATTCTACAAAACCTCCGTGACTCCACCACCGCGTCAGAGCTTCCAATTCATCAACGGCATTAGATCCGGGAGATCCAAGGCGGCTGGGGGAGGCTCGTGTGATTATTCTGATGGAAGTTGGGTCCGCGATCCGAATTTGAGAACCTCCACGTACGACCACACCTGCAAAGAGATATTCAAAGGCTGGAACTGCTTTGCGGCGAACAAATCCAATGCGCTCGATATCACTAACTGGCATTGGAAGCCGAAGCAATGTGATCTTCCACATTTTGATCCGGTTTCCTTTCTTGAGAAGTTCAGAAATACTAACATCG GGTTTGTTGGCGACTCCTTAAATAGGAACATGTTTGTTTCACTTTTTTGTTCTCTGAAACGTGTGCCTGGAGAAGTGAAAAAGTGGCGTCCAGCTGGTGCAGATCGTGGATTTTCATTTCTGAAATACAATCTTACTATTGCATATCATAGAACGAATATTCTGGCACGATATGGTTG GTGGTCAGCTAACACTGACGGTGGTAACTTAGAATCTCTGGGATATAAAGGAGGATACAGAGTCGATGTTGACATTCCAGAAAGTTCATGGATAGAGGCCCCAAATTTCCATGACATTTTAGTCTTTAACACCGGACATTG GTGGTGGGCGCCTTCAAAATTTGATCCTGTAAAATCACCCATGCTTTTTTTCGAAAAGGGTTTGCCTATCATCCCTCCGGTACCTCCTGATGTTGGCTTCGATATGGTTCTGAAATATATG ATATCATATGTGGAGCAAAAAATGCCAGCTGGTGCAATCAAATTCTTCCGTACGCAATCACCTAGGCACTTTGAAGGAGGTGACTGGTACCAAGGTGGTTCTTGCCAGCGGCAGCAGCCTCTATCTCCTCAACAG GCCGAGGATCTGTTCTCGCTGACGAATAACAGAACCAATGCCGAGGTTCGACTCGTAAATGAGCACCTTTTCAAGGCCCTTAATGGAACTAGTttccatattttgaacataaCTCCCATGAGTGAGTTGAGAGCAGATGCACATCCTGCCTCAGCTGGTGGAAAGAAGCACGACGATTGTATGCACTGGTGCTTGCCGGGACTCACCGATACATGGAACGACTTGTTCATACAGCATCTATACAACATTAGACGTTAA